The DNA window ataaaacttgAGAGGGTGCGTTTTATGATGAGACAagatttatttctaaactacaggataaaaataaaagtagataGAGTTCCTTTTGTGGATGCAGGACTAGTCTAAAATTCAGTTTTAACAACATGTCAATAAGTCTGCTTTTTCATTAGCACATCACACTGCCATGTgtgtaagatatttttataaacaaataacacCCATGTTGATTCTTAAAATCGCACGAATGACACCTGCCAATATATTTGTAGCAAAAGAGAAGTTCAGCGCATATTCCTAgcatattaagatttttttttcttttttgtgcgAAGGTTACTATCGTCttgatataataatttgaagtaTCAATAGATACGTACTTTGTTtcgaacaattaaaatatcacttaaggaaggaaacatcgtgagggtttctgcatgcctgagagtttgtcataatgttttcaaagatgtTTAAGTCTTGTAATGTGCACTTCGCCAGCattgtggactacggtctatacctttttcattctgagagaagacccgtgccctgtcgtgGGCTGCTAATGggtttattaaaatgatttagatAAAGTTAGGCGACAATCGacataattaatttagttttaaaaattattttctactagccgctgcccgcgacttcgtctgcgtggacttcaggaTTGGGTCTAAAGTTCCTAAAGTaagaaagattaaaaattgaaagATTATTAAAGTTCTGAGAAAGATTagaaattaagattaaaaattgttaacgcgAAGTAcgcgttaacaatttttaatcttaccacgggaactatttgagagattggtatagaaagtacatttttattttttttttatttttatagacgagcgcttgactgaaTTTACATgtacttttccatagcatacGCGGCTTAGTTCGTACACAATTTTCGATTTTCCCTCAGAagctacttaaggaatcgggataaaaggtacgTTATTTACCTTGTCAAagactacatgcatgccaaatttcatccaaatccgttcagccgtttttgcgtgattgagtaacaaacatccgcatttttatatataatattttctacacTGAAGTACGATCGACGATACGATTTTACCTATTGTATGAAATACTCAGCAAAATGTAACTCTAGGAATGATAAATATAGAAGCCTTTTAATCATTATACTTACATAATGATTGTTGTACAAACTTAAACCATTTCTAGCACACAAAACTTGAAGCAACCATGAAAATAAACTTCTTAATAACTTATTACAGCGATTATTAAAGATATTGTTTTGAATCCTAACCGTTGGTGATAAAGTAGCTTTTCATGTGGAAAACTCATAGAATATAAGTGGTGagaaaatgacatttgttaCTTAAAACTGCATACATTTTCAAAGCAAAGGAAGTCCAAGTAAAGGGGTattgttttattagtgttaTAAATGCTATCTTGGTTCTTGCATTGTCGTTGACATGAAATAGGTACCTCGagctaatataaactataattttcattaatGCGAGTGCTTTGTTGAAGaagcattaaataaaagatgttTTACTGACAGTTCCAATGCCTGATTGATTTCTGAAGTCACATGTAGGTACGAGTACATCAGACTATTACTACGACTATAATTGATGacgtccctggcgcaacggtgatcgTTTTGAATTCAAGCATGAGTtctagggttcgattcccggcatacgcagtttgggaatttataatttctggatttttttttggtctggcctagtgagaggctttggccgaggcttACCCCCCTACAGCCAGACTTGCCcctaagcgttccggtacgatgtcgcatggaaaccgattaggggtatgtcaactccctaacaggttagtccgctaccatcttagactgcatcataactatCCACCAgctgggattgcagtcaagggctaacttgtagaggaatgattaaaaaaatacagtaaatgAATTTTACATAACTACCTTCTATTGACCTTCTATTCAGGTATgacgaaataatatatattgtatatacttTCATATGTAAATTGTTTTCATCACACCTAAAAGAGTTTAGacatacaaataaatcaatagattaaataaaattttattttatgtcaataTCAGCTTTTTATTCGTTGTGTGGAAAATAATTGCAAATGATTTGGCGATAAAAAAATGTGCTATAAGTGGGGACATCCAACGCCCTTACAGTAACACAGAAGCGCATTGCACTATATGTAGTTAGAGCTACTTAAAAGCGCAATTCAATGGCGAAGGAGGTTTTAAGACGTTTAACTTGTAAGGATATGAACATTTCGGCGAAGAACAATATTGAGCCACTTCGATCACACGAGTATCTCAGTCGAAACTGAGATACTCGTGTGATCGAATATGTgcaatacaaacatttttttttaaatatagcttcGCCTGTAGCTTGTTCTCTGTTGACGGGCACAGATACTGCggcaatatttctttatttcacggCTATCAGAAATTCATTCGTTTATTTAAGACAATAATTTACTGGCAACTGATGGTAAAAACACAAATGTTTCTAAGTATCCTTGCCTTTTATCCAAACACAGTTTTAAaacttagtaataattgacggaacaagaAGTTGGCCCACGTTGTAACTGATAAATCGCtttaaaacagagcaacacttcgcttGCTAAGCTTAAGATTCGGTGGACCGTCGCGCCGGGAGAATTAGAGGTGACAAAACgataacacaggcgaaactaccTAGTCTACAgtaccgacgcaatgttgcccctttatcggttttttaccggatatacttcggtgagtgtgctcaagaacttcacaatcttgttcctccttctcCTTTCCACCTCAGAACAGCGAGAAACCGTGAGCGGTGCCATCCTTATGCGGTTGAAATTCCATTAACATgcacaaaacatttttattcacgtttctgatacgtatcgctaggatgtggaacgccccTCTGGTAGCTGTGCTTCCTTTCGCGTATAATTTGATTACctaaaatcaagagtgaataggcttttttaggcaagcgtgctccagcCTAGACCTCatctttctaacgggcatgattgtcgtcaaaagCTGGCCTATCGTTCAGAAAAAAAAAGCGAGGAACGCGTTCTGCAAATTGTCCATCAATATGAGGATGCCTGTACACCGGCTGTTCaacgacagaaataagcatggcagtagaaCTTTCTCGGATGAGTTCTATCACATAAAGCTACTACTAGTACTAAAAGCTTTCGCATTTCGCAGCCTACGGATATCGAAGATCCAGCACAAGGTATATAATGAACGTGCttacctgctaaatcactgaaacatggaataggagaagtttacccccgtttattaatacacatatgttatatggatattatttccacttgtgcgccagtgctctgagagttgataaagctgtgggagaagatacatttatatcctttccccggggatataattgtctcctgcccatgcatGCCGTGCTGAGGGTAGATTTTTAatcatatatagtatataagttatatatttatagacaaacaagcggaccccagtgccatctgtcgggctgatttgtgaacctaaaccatccagggtgccacccaaacgcataccaaaaaattcattcaaatcggtccagccgttgaGGAGGATTTCAgtgacacacacgcacacaagaaatatgtatataaagataaaatacacacatcgccatcttgccccaaggtaagcgtagcttgtgctatgggtacaaagatgactgatgaatatttttataaattatatacataaatacttataatatacagattaacacccaggcactgaaaaattgaaaaattcatgttcatcacacgaaaatgttccatttgtgggaatggaaagcagggtcgcagcccactacgccagtcggctgtcCCGGCATATGATATCCctgtaagtgaatatgtaaaattattctttaagagaaataaatgattctttaagCAGAAAGCTATCATACAAATTCCGGTAATAACTCCGTTTAAATATCAATAGATCATCGAATAACATGCATTAGTCCGCGGCTCTGTTCGGCAAATTTCGGTCTAATGGTTCATTACGGTGCTAATTTACTGAGCCGTTATGGCTGCCTcttaatttatagttatgtgTGCCGATGCCGTAGGCCCGTAAATTGATGTTACGCTGGGTAATGTACGATCCGTACTATTCAATGAAAATATTGAGAGAAGGACAGGGTAACGTACAAAGAGAACTGTACCTGGAGGCTTACTGAGCAGTTTCATTTTCAAGTGACAGTTTCAAATGACATATATTGACGTCTAATAAGGAATGTACTAAATACTCCTTACGTCCGTTTTCTATACAAGTTACAGTATAACAAAGTAGGCATGCTTAGTATACTTACAAAGTAGGCATGTTTATGTATTATGGTATACCAATTTGTtcttatatataggtacattataCACAAAACTACGAGATTAGTGTATTTGTGATCACGCTGTAGTAGATTTTGGAAATAAGATGTTCTCCGAATCTGAATTTACATGTGATTAGAAAGAAGACCTGTATACCTTGCATTCgagaacttttttattttttttatttcactacaagttagctttgcACACCTGGTCGTCGTTGTCgttggggtggtaactagccatggccgaagcctcttaccagaccagaccagataaaatttagaaatattaatttccCGAATtgcctgctgggaatcgaatgcggggcctcccacttaaattcacagcgctcaccgttccgccagggagatcgtcaaaactTATTATTACAGAACTTCTATTCAAATAATATCTAGGTCCGTACGTTTCGAGTTACCACGATAGTTCGGGAAGTACTAGTTATTACAGAATTTCTACTTATTTAATATCTAGGTACCTATGTTCCAAGTAAGAACGACAATGACCGCTAGTGgggctttttaaaataaatcagtatacctactaattttataaataaggtgttgttataatttgcatgccatagaatggcagattgtagcacggaacttgttatattttattaaaggatcaaatttgttaacctgcaatcacacaaataaagatttgaatttgaatttactgaTCCGCGAACtgtgagaataaaaaaaaactatttacatatctttttaacttaaaaaggtattttaatgcttttattataaatcagcTTTCTTCATTTCCTATCTGAAGTCGGTTATAATTCAAAATCGAAGGATTCTTCTATGGGATACCCTTTAATTGACTTTAGCTAAAACATCGAACTGTCTGAATAGAatgaaattaactttttaattaacctAAATCCCGTTTTTCCATTAAGGGATCGATAAGAGAATTTAAGACACTAAAGGTGTATATCTAAAAGACGAACGAACGGACTGTGCGTTTTAAGCGGTTTAATTAAAAGTGGTTTGGACTTTGAAAAATAATTGGGTAAGTATTTTCatacagcggtgatagcctagtggttaaggcatctgctttcctttcgtggagaccgtgttcgagccccggcacgcaccaatGACTTTtcgttcttcttcttttttctctgggcttgtctccgtacttggtcggccggaaccttccgttgtacgtagtgccactggtacggctccccactgggtcactccagccagccgagctcactccagaagcttagcaggccgcccaggtcgccaagtgcttcagggagagatgctggggagccaaggtatgctgcgcgttgttctgctactcctctacaccGGAGCAATACGTGAGTCgatgtttcatctgcctccatgcatgctctgcacagaggactgtcggttatacctaaaatgaaaaggtgtttgtttagttggcaatgccctgttatcatgcttactacaGTCCTAAGTTTGCTTCGATTTATTTTTAGCAGTTTGGTTGTTAGTTGTGTGTAAGGGTTTCCTTTGTATGTTTACACTCATTTTCGTTTGAGCTCTGAGTGTAAGGATTGCGTCTGTTAATGtatgacttttcggagttatgtgcgttttttattaaagcaatttaaatatcacttggtttaaaCGGTGTAGGGAACCATCGTGAgggaatctgcatgcctgagagttcttgagATGTATGTGGGCAAATAAAACGACCGTCAGTTACGAAGACCGGTGTATTACTGagtataggtataacttatgaGTAATGAGATACACATCATTCCTCCACACTTAATTTTTGAAACCTGGTAACAAAAACAACATCTTTAATtaacttacaataattataaaaaggtaaGTAACTAAGTAAATTACATATTAACGAGCATCAAAAATATTTCCGGTAGTCAATTTTATTTCTAGATCGTTTTTGACGTGAGAGTGTGGGCGACGGGGCCTGTGGCGCGATGGCCACATTTTCAACTTGAGGAGAGTGGTCACATTCTGAGGCTGACGTCATTGGCGGTAACGTTACTGCCACACTCGTGGCGTCAGTGCACCCTCGCTCACTCTCTCCGTCCTCACAGTCACCCCATTCTTCCCTATCACCCCCATCCGACGCACTTATGTCATCGGGCACCGTTGTTCCTTGAGCTTCATCAGTTCCTATCTTGCCCGCCCGCTCCTCAATGGGCTGGGTATTTGCGGGCAACAAGCGCTGGTCAACAATTAGCCCAGCGTTAGTGCTTTCAGCGACCTGTGCTGGCGGTTGAGTAGTGGACTGATGAAGCTTGCTACCATTGGCACTCTCGACAACTTTACGAccagtatatttaattatttgatctgTATGTCTAATACAGCAAACTTCAaggtcataaataaaaattttaaacattttgttcCCTATCTTCTCTCTTATGGACCCTAACTGCCAAGTTTCCTTCCGTGCGCTGTACCATCTGGCCCAAACGAGATCTCCGATGTTAAAATGTCTTTTTCCCGTCTGTACTTTTAAGTTTAGATGATTTTTATCAAGTGGTAAAATAAGATCTAGACGGGATCGAAGATTTCTACCGAACATTAACTTGGATGGCGTTTCGCCAGTGGTGCAGTGCACGGTGTTcctataattaaacaaatatccTAATAACAGCTCGTGAGTCTGATGAGTCGTCGAGCTATTCTTTAGTATACattttaacatctttttacATGTCCTTACAGAGTTTTCAGCCTGACCGTTACTGGGCGGATGATATATGGGTGTCGTCATGTATTTAATTCCGTTGGatgaacaaaagtttttaaaatcgtTCGAATTGATTTTAACATCATTGTCAGACACCAGTACCTCCGGAAGCCCGAATGTAGAAAAGATACTTTTTAATTTCCCGATCAAGGCTTTGGTCGAAGTTCCATTGTTCATATAAAGGCACTCGAGCCATTTACTAAAAGAATCGACTACTACCAGGTACACCCGCTGCTCGACGGTCATGTAGTCTATGTGCAGGCGATGCCAGGGAGCGCGCGCGGCCGGCCACGGCGCCGGCGGCtcgcgcggcggcgcggcgcgcgccTGCACGCACGTGTCGCACGAACCGATCCAACGCTCGATGTGCGCGTCCATCTGCGGCCACCACATGCGCTGACGCGCGTTACTTTTACTCTTAACGATGCCTAAATGAGAGTCGTGCAATTCAGTCAACATCTTTTCTCTTAATACTGAAGGAATGACGATTCTATGTCCCCTAAAGAGGCACCCGTTTTCGAATTGCAAATCTGACTTGCATTGAAAATACGGCAAAACTGATTTACAGACTATTTTCCTAGGCCAACCCCGTTTCATGTACCGAATAACCGTTTGCAACGTGGTATCGCTTTCCGTCATCTGTATAATGTCACGAGCTGTAATGGCCGCGGACGATTCATCCAAAAATCGGAGGGCGTAGTGAGCATCTACGTCGTCGCAATCGGTTTTATCGCTATTTTGTGAGGGCGTGCGCGAAAAATAGTCAGCCACTGCATTATTTTCACTAGACACGTACTGCACCGTATAATTGTATGCTGACAAAATAATAGCGTACCTCTGTAGCCGCAGTGCCGTTGTTACCGGTATACCCGtcttactattaaaaatagacACCAAGGGCCTATGGtcggtttttaatataaagggTTCTTTACAACCGTATAAATACTGATGAAAACGTTTAACACCGAATATAATAGCCGTCGCCTCCTTCTGTATCTGGCTGTAGCTTTTTTCGCTGGCTATTAATGAACGCGACGCGTACGCTAGAGGGCGCTCGCTGCCGTCTTCGGTACGCTGCGACAGAACGGCACCTAGCCCGTCGGGCCCCGCGTCCACCGCCAGCACGAGCTGCGCCGCGGGCTCGAAGTGCGCGAGTACGCGCTCCGAACACAGGTGGCGGCGCACGTCTGCCACGCTGCGCCGCTGGCGCGCGCCCCACTCCCACGGCGTATCGTTACGTAGCAAATCGTGAAGCGGCCTCAATAGGGCTGACGCGTTAGGAATGAAATGcctataataatttacaaaacctaaaaatcttttaacttcGGTAACATTGCTCGGCTCCGGTGCATTAATTATGGCATCGACCTTATCGGGACAGGTCGTTAACCCCGCTTTACTTATAACGTAACCTAGGTACTTCACGCTTTCTTTAAAAAACTCGCATTTATTCTTCTCTAAACGTAACCCGGCGTCACTCAATTTACTAAGAACTTCATCGAGCCTTTTCAAATGAGAATTCCTATCGGAACCCGTGATACATATATCATCGAGCCAAACACTGACTCCATCTATACCCGAGAGCAGGGTTTCCATCGACTTTTGAAATATCGCAGGAGCATTGGCTAATCCATACACTAACCtggtatatttaaaaagccCCTTGTGGGTGTTAATCGTGGTAAGCTCCTGAGAAGAATCATCTAGAACAAATTGGTTGTAAGCGTTCTTTAAATCTATTTTGCTATATCGCTCACCCCCTCCCAGTTTTGCAAATACCTCTTCAATTCGAGGCAGGGGATATTTTTCAATCAAAAGATCCCTATTTAAAGTGATGGAAAAATCACCTGCGATCTTAACTTGACCATTAGCTTTCAGTACTGGCACTATAGGGGTGGCATAGTGTGAGAAATTAATGGGAATTAAAATACCTGAACTTACTAATCTGTTAAGCTCTTTTTCTACCTTATCTTTAAGGGCAAATGGTACGGTACGCGGCTTGAAAAATTTGGGAACAGAATTATCTTTAAGTTGCaacttaactttaaatttattgaacgAACCCAATTCATCGCGCCACAGTTCGGCATATTTTTCTACTAAGCTTTGCACATCTTTATCATCACTTAAAGAGTTAATTTGAGTAGTGATGATTAAGTTGAAGGCAGACATAAAATCCCTGCCTAATAGAGGTGGACctccattttttataacaaatactttcaactttttttttaaattattaaaaatgacctgaatacaaaaataacctaatggGGAGATTTTATGTCCACTGTACATACACATCGTAACATTACTTTTTGATAGTTTATAATTTGAAAACTTATCACTAAACAATTTATCTGAAATAACGCAAACCCCAGAACCTGAGTCAAGTTCCATAGTCAATTTAACGTTACCTAAAATTAAGTCAACTAGGATAGGTTTATCACTCACGTACCTTATGTTAAAATTTTCACATTCCTCACAAACCTGACGACCTTCGTTGGGCTCGTCATCCCCGACATGGTAAACACCCGAACTCACACTAGAACAAACCTTTTTAAGGTGACCTTTGACCCCACACTTTTGACACCGATACCCTTTGTAACGGCACTTGTCACCACTTCCATGGTTTCTCAGACCACACACTTTGCAGCGCGAACTGTCACGCCGATTCGCTGAATCATCTCCGCTCGCACCAGCGCGGTCGCGCCGAGCCGGTGGAGCGCGGCCAGCGCGGCCTTGAATCTTCGCGCGGAATACCGGCTCCTCCTTGACTTGCACTGCATCGCTCCCTGAGACCGATACCTTCGCCTTCTTGGCACTCTCTGCTTGTTCTGCCAATTCAATAGCTCGAGCCAATGTGAGCGTGGACGGCTTCTGTTCAAATAGCTTATCGCGTTCTGGCCCAGAGCTCAAGCCAAGGACGAAACGATCCAGCAAATTCGTTTCCAAGGCGTTGCCGAAGTCGCAATAGGTTGCAAGACCCCTTAGTCGCGCCGCCCAGTCTCCTAATGACTCGCCTGAACTCCTGCACGCTGCATAGAACTTCGCTTTATCAGCAAATGAACACTGTCTGAGCTTGAAATGGCCGTCGAGTAATGCAACTAGCCCCGCGTAACTAAGAATATCCAACTCGTGAGGGTAAGCCAAGTTACGTACTAAGCGGTACGTTTCATCGGTGATATGCGTTAGCAGAACTCCAATCTTACTTTCTTCGTCcaacactttattaattttcaaaaactgcactaattttcctttaaaaatttGCCATTCACTTGTTTTGTGGTCAAATATTTGCAGATTCCCTAGGTAGGccgacattttatttattaaaattaacgagGGTAAGTTATCCCGCCGCGTCGCCACTGAGATGTATGTGGGCAAATAAAACGACCGTCAGTTACGAAGACCGGTGTATTACTGagtataggtataacttatgaGTAATGAGATACACATCAGTTCTCCCTTACGTACTCAACGGCGTGTGATGCCTACCAACCTGCACTTGGTCAGCTTGGTGGACCacagcctaaactcttctcattctaagaggagactctctctcttctcattctgagaggtaatgagttcatgatgatgatgatgtacctACATAAAGGTTGATATTTAACTgcatcttaccaccaggtgagatagcaacCAAGGGCTAACCGGTAGTGGAATGTGGAAAAAACAAAGCAGTAGAACGTAAGTAAATGTatctgatgacgatgataatctGTCACCTTCAGTTCTGGTGTATTGGTTTTATAAGCAGATCTATTTTTCTCTGGGCATACGTTTTTCTTGGATATCTATTTGATCTATACACATTTTgttccttttttattattccgcATTAACATATGCAAAAACCAAATATCAGAACGTCATCAGTAGCCTGTAAAAGTCCCATGCTGGAAGGCCTCTCCAAACGGGAGGGTTCGGCCATAATCGTTATAATGAATAACGTTAGGTATGTCACAACAAACATAACATGTGCAAACTTATCTCACCCAAATTAAAACATAAGTACCTATTTTGTAATAACCTCCCGAAAGTATTGAACAGATATCATCAAAtccaaatataaaagtaaaaacaaatacCTACGTAAAACACAGAGTAACTACAaactagataaaaataaatgcagaGCAACAGTGTACTTATGTTATTAGAggcaaacataataataaacttaaatcgaCCACACACTGTGTTTAAAAGTGGCATCACGCTGTGACGCCATTGGCTTGTTGTACCTACAATGTCTGGTTCATCAAACAATAGAAATATTGTGACATCATTTTGATCATACTTAGCCTAGTTATGGGTAACTACACGACACACAGATAAACCTACTAAAATGCTAAAAGCCTGGTGCTTAAAGCGTCGGCATCCATTTTGGTGGGACCGTATACGATCCCCGGAATGCACCTTAAGTTTCCGGAGCTACGTgcgtttttgaagtgaaacttctttagaatcattgtgatttcaaactcgatgaaacgaaaaagaAGTCCATAATGACAACACATATGAAATGTTCAACCGGCCAGAGAACGAGATATAACACATTAGACGTTCTCGGACTCCATGTGTTTAATGCATGTGTTTGCGCCTGcgtattagaaagttttagtataagtgtgttgattgttgatcaatttttatttgagcaaataaaatttcacttgctgtaacggtaaaggaaaacatcgtgatgaaacttGCATGCAGTGGtttgcactgggtttcttatcataaaaaatgcataaaacgacaaaaatcctcctcctatacgagttatatatcaattttagggtaggcagtgctttcgtgtatgtatgaagtgcacgccactggttgcatgcctgagagttctccataaaagCGTGTGATATCGCACTTGGGCAGTACTACGAGTAGAATTTCTCTTCACTACGGAATTGTTGCTATGTAATACAACCGATCTCTGGtctttaaaatgcacataggagaggtattattaagtatattcctataataatattaaggattacatgtaggataaaaaagcttagatATGAATAGCTCTGACTTTATAgctaacgactaagacaccgagaggtatctttgcatcgtccaAGTCCCTGTAGGAcggcggtgcatcgataatgcagtcgtat is part of the Pararge aegeria chromosome 2, ilParAegt1.1, whole genome shotgun sequence genome and encodes:
- the LOC120634626 gene encoding uncharacterized protein LOC120634626; protein product: MSAYLGNLQIFDHKTSEWQIFKGKLVQFLKINKVLDEESKIGVLLTHITDETYRLVRNLAYPHELDILSYAGLVALLDGHFKLRQCSFADKAKFYAACRSSGESLGDWAARLRGLATYCDFGNALETNLLDRFVLGLSSGPERDKLFEQKPSTLTLARAIELAEQAESAKKAKVSVSGSDAVQVKEEPVFRAKIQGRAGRAPPARRDRAGASGDDSANRRDSSRCKVCGLRNHGSGDKCRYKGYRCQKCGVKGHLKKVCSSVSSGVYHVGDDEPNEGRQVCEECENFNIRFQKLSVEE